A stretch of Rhinopithecus roxellana isolate Shanxi Qingling chromosome 12, ASM756505v1, whole genome shotgun sequence DNA encodes these proteins:
- the CKM gene encoding creatine kinase M-type codes for MPFGNTHNKFKLNYKPEEEYPDLSKHNNHMAKVLTLELYKKLRDKETPSGFTLDDVIQTGVDNPGHPFIMTVGCVAGDEESYEVFKELFDPIISDRHGGYKPTDKHKTDLNHENLKGGDDLDPHYVLSSRVRTGRSIKGYTLPPHCSRGERRAVEKLSVEALNSLTGEFKGKYYPLKSMTEKEQQQLIDDHFLFDKPVSPLLLASGMARDWPDARGIWHNDNKSFLVWVNEEDHLRVISMEKGGNMKEVFRRFCVGLQKIEEIFKKAGHPFMWNQHLGYVLTCPSNLGTGLRGGVHVKLAHLSKHPKFEEILTRLRLQKRGTGGVDTAAVGSVFDVSNADRLGSSEVEQVQLVVDGVKLMVEMEKKLEKGQSIDDMIPAQK; via the exons ATGCCGTTCGGTAACACTCACAACAAGTTCAAGCTGAATTACAAGCCTGAGGAGGAGTACCCCGACCTCAGCAAACATAACAACCACATGGCCAAGGTACTGACCCTTGAGCTCTACAAGAAGCTGCGGGACAAGGAGACCCCATCGGGCTTCACCCTAGACGATGTCATCCAGACAGGAGTGGACAACCCAG GTCACCCCTTCATCATGACCGTGGGCTGCGTGGCTGGTGATGAGGAGTCCTATGAAGTTTTCAAGGAACTCTTTGATCCCATCATCTCGGATCGCCACGGGGGCTACAAACCCACCGACAAGCACAAGACTGACCTCAACCATGAGAACCTCAAG GGTGGAGACGACCTGGACCCCCACTACGTGCTCAGCAGCCGCGTCCGCACCGGCCGCAGCATCAAGGGCTACACGTTGCCCCCGCACTGCTCCCGTGGCGAGCGCCGGGCGGTGGAGAAGCTCTCCGTGGAAG CTCTTAACAGCCTGACGGGCGAGTTCAAAGGGAAGTACTACCCTCTGAAGAGCATGACAGAGAAGGAACAGCAGCAGCTCATCGATGACCACTTCCTGTTTGACAAGCCCGTGTCCCCACTGCTGCTGGCCTCAGGCATGGCCCGCGACTGGCCCGACGCCCGTGGCATCTG GCACAATGACAACAAGAGCTTCCTGGTGTGGGTGAACGAGGAGGATCACCTCCGGGTCATCTCCATGGAGAAGGGGGGCAACATGAAGGAGGTTTTCCGCCGCTTCTGCGTGGGGCTGCAGAAG ATCGAGGAGATCTTTAAGAAAGCGGGCCACCCCTTCATGTGGAACCAGCACCTGGGCTACGTGCTCACCTGCCCGTCCAACCTGGGCACTGGGCTGCGTGGAGGCGTGCATGTGAAGCTGGCGCACCTGAGCAAGCACCCCAAGTTCGAGGAGATCCTCACCCGCCTGCGCCTGCAGAAGAGGGGTACAG GTGGCGTGGACACAGCTGCCGTGGGCTCAGTATTTGACGTGTCCAATGCTGATCGGCTGGGCTCGTCCGAAGTAGAACAGGTGCAGCTGGTGGTGGATGGTGTGAAGCTCATGGTGGAGATGGAGAAGAAGCTGGAGAAAGGCCAGTCCATCGACGACATGATCCCCGCACAGAAGTAG